One genomic window of Serinus canaria isolate serCan28SL12 chromosome 4, serCan2020, whole genome shotgun sequence includes the following:
- the RHOH gene encoding rho-related GTP-binding protein RhoH has translation MLDSVKCVLVGDSAVGKTSLLVRFTSETFPDDYRPTVYENTGVDVFMDGVQISLGLWDTSGSDAFKGIRPLSYQQADVVLMCYSVANHNSFLNLRNKWISEIRSHLPRIPVLVVATQTDQRDMGPYSSSCISPIDGKRLAQDVRAKGYLECSALSNRGVQQVFEYAVRTAVNQAKRQNRRKLFSINECKIF, from the coding sequence ATGCTGGATTCAGTCAAGTGTGTTCTGGTGGGAGACTCTGCCGTTGGGAAAACATCTCTCCTGGTACGTTTCACCTCTGAGACTTTTCCAGATGACTACAGACCCACTGTATATGAAAATACTGGAGTGGATGTCTTCATGGATGGCGTACAGATCAGCTTAGGTCTTTGGGACACATCTGGCAGCGATGCCTTTAAAGGCATTCGCCCCCTCTCCTACCAACAGGCAGATGTGGTATTAATGTGCTACTCGGTGGCAAACCATAATTCCTTTCTGAACCTCAGGAACAAATGGATCAGCGAGATCCGCAGCCATTTGCCCCGCATCCCCGTTTTGGTGGTGGCCACTCAGACTGACCAGCGAGACATGGGTCCCTACAGTTCCTCCTGCATCAGCCCTATAGATGGAAAGCGGCTCGCCCAGGATGTGCGAGCCAAAGGCTATTTGGAGTGCTCTGCCCTCAGCAACAGGGGAGTGCAGCAGGTGTTTGAGTATGCTGTGAGGACTGCAGTCAATCAAGCCAAAAGGCAGAACAGGCGGAAGCTCTTCTCCATTAATGAGTGCAAGATCTTTTGA